The window atttctttttatttttggattgcGTTACTGGGTTTGATTCATCTATTTGGGAATGATTAATTCTACATTCTTAGTGTTATCAGTGTGTTTTCATGGTTTGGCTGGATTCGTGGCAATTGTTTCTTTTAACAATTTTAAAAGTTTGGACAGGATTATACTATCTTGGGAATTAAAGTTAGGATTTGAATATACTATCTTGGGAATTAAAGTTAGGAAACATAATAGGGGTTACGCTTTGTGTCAGTCACATTATATAGAAAAATTGCTTCTTAAGTTTAAGCATCTACAAATAAAAGAAGCAAATACCCCTTATGACCCTAGTGCAACTTTGCTTAATAATTCTGGTAGGTCCGTTGCACAGCTTGAGTATGCTAGTATAATTGGAAGTTTAATGTATGTCATGCATTGTACCAGGCCATATATCGCATTTGAAGTAAGCAAACTTTCTAGATACACTAGTCATCCAAGTACTGCTCATTGGAAAACAATAAATAGAATTTTTGGTTATCTTAAAATAACTATAAACCTGAGTTTAACTTACTATGAGTTTCCAGCAGTACTTGAAGGATATTCAGATGCAAGTTGGATAACAAGTGCTAATGATAATAAGTCTACATCAGGGTGGATTTTTGCAATCGCCGGAGGAGCAATATCTTGAGCTTCGAAGAAGCAAACATGTATAACACATTCAACTATGGAATCTGAATTTATAGCATTAGCGGCAGCAGGTAAAGAAGCGGAATGGATTAGAAATTTGTTATTGGAAATAGAGTTGTGGCCACAATCAATGCCATCCATTTCTTTATACTGTGATAGTAAGGCTACTTTGTCTAGAGCATACAATAAGGTATACAATGGAAAGTCTAGACATATTAACTTGAGACATGAATATGTCAAGCAATTAATAATTGATGGAGTTATTAATATTGTTTATGTTAAATCAAATAATAACTTGGCAGATCTGttaacaaaaacactttcaagaGCTTTGGTAGTTAGTACATCTAATGGAATGGGGTTAAAACCCTATACTGAAAATTAGCCACTGATAATGGTAACCCAACTTTCTCTAGAACATCACTAGTTTAAAAGTTTAATGGGTAATAACAAGTTATTGATAAGTGGTTGTAAAAGcactaaaaattaatatatagctCATTCCAGGATGATCAGTGCAAGTTTGCTACGTTTAGGCGGATGGGTTTTATCTCTTAATGAGGTTATTTGTAGTTATGTCTATAGTAGCAGGGACATGGGCAGGAACCTCACCTATATGAACATAAGAAATGGTGCTGCTTCTGCCAAAAGTTGGGTTTTCTCTTGTAAATGTTTATGAAACCAGGATGAAGCACAAGGTCAGAATAATGCTTAATTAGTTCAGAAATTTCTTTAAGGAAATAAGATATAATCATGTGTGTAGTGATTCCGGTTTTAACATAAGAATATGTGGTTTAAACTTAGGTCACCATCGCATTCGTTATAACTTTGAATTACTTACACTAATTAGAGGTTTAATTCGAAAGACACCTTTATTATATGCATGATTATATTGGTATGCTTGTGATTAATTTAAAAGAGAGAAGTATTGTAAtaccatttattatatattcttAAAATAGGGAAGGATTGTTGAATATTTcaagaattatatatatatatatatatatatatatttatgatttGGTGCTGCATTGTGCAGCGTGTGTGTGTATGATAAAGGGTGCTACAGTGCGCAGCAAATGTAATTAGTTGAATGGTTACAACTTTTAGTTAAAATACATGATGCTTACTGAAATTGTATgagtagaattaaaaaaatatatataaataatcaaaatttattttctgaaaatattAAATAGAAGACATGTCTTTTGGGTAAACACTATTAAGAAGAGTTGTGTATcttcaactaaaatgaaagGGCTCGATGAATGGGTACTTTGCTGTCTATAAATACATGTTTGTGGCATAATGTTTCATACACAATTTCAGAAATTTATTTCTACATTCCTTACCCTCTTCtctctccatcacattcatacaatttctttctagttatttctaaggGAGTATAATTTGGTTTTGCTAATCGAATATTTCATACTTTGTTGTATCCTGGAagtgatttgccaagaatcatttagcaaactcattcgagtgggggcaaataacactttaaggaaACGATTCAAGTCATACCTCAAAGTCAATCTTCGGATTATTCTCCATAATTCTACATTTTCATTAATGCCTGGAAACCAAACGAGCTTAAGAAGCAAAGAATCGGAATATTTAAACTTAGGACCTTGGATACAAAAGTGTATATTCTTAATCACTTGAGCTACAGTTTCTTTGTTAAACTTTTGTAGTTTGGAACGTATAATCTAATAAAAgttccaaaagaaaagaaagaaaatgaggagATAAGTTTGATTTGTACTAAAtaataggggtgtgatattcacacattcCGTGttaacttctcacacaccttcttaattttcaactgttagatcgaatgaattaaaaaaaaaaaaaatcaaaggacaaaaataataatgctTAAAAGGTGGTCCAATGTTAGTTGTGTAAAAATCATATTGGGTGgggaaaatatttatattttcaatttaaataagCCTGTGgagctttgttttcttttaatttttttattgtctcTTTATTTTTTGATACAGACATGAGACGTGTGGGGCTTATCAAAAGAGTCATTCTTCTTTGTTATTTAATTCACAGTCTAGTTGTATTATGTTTTATTACTAAAATATATAGGTTTAAATCTTGTTGACTAAAGGGGCCGAACCAAATAATTATAGTTAATGTATTGTGGTGATCATTTTTAGTGTAAATTCTATGGTTAtaatttttatctttattttttttaagtcatGCTGCTTTATAACAGTTGAATACAATATTGCAATAAGTGCGAATAGTGTCATAATTTCGGGGGAGACTAATAGCGAAActtttgttgaattcaaggACATAAATTGATGGAATTTTTGTTCTAGGACATATTCTAAAGTCGGGTGCAAGCTCAGGGAAGAATTCTCATTTTCACCTTTTTAAATCTTTCTTTGCTTATAAAAACAGATGAATACTTGTATTATGTAGAAAGATTTACAATATATGAAGCTATGGATTGAAATGTAAATGTAAATATTGTTGATGTGCAAATGTATTTGTTGGTAAATTCAAGTTGTTAGGATTCAATGTGAGCCATTGGACCATAGTCCTTTTAGTCTCTTAGATTAGATTTCATTGAGTCATTACTCATGACAAGTGTAATTATCTCATAAAGTAGCTTAAGAGTGAATAGCTAGGATGATTTTGTATGATGTGATAGAGTGAGAGAGTGTGGTGCTCCTCCTCTAACGGTAACATATTCTTTGCATGCATATTGGATTATTAGTCTATGTGGTAATAGAATAGTTGGAAGATAGCacatgtggtaaaaaaaaagaaaaagaatttaagCCATAGTGGTGAAGTTTGTTAGTATTTATGCCCAAAATTAAAACTTCCGTCAACTCTCCGTTAATTATTAACATGTGAGCTACACATATTAGGCTAAAATGGAATTCTATGTCAATTGTTAGCATGTGGGGCTTACATATGAggataactttatttttttagtctcaAATGTGAGCTTCATGTACTAACAATTAACGGAGAGTTgacgaaattttcaattttgagcCTAAATCCATATAGACTTCACCACAAGGGCTTAAAtcctcaattttttatttttaatcacagTAACTATCTTCCAATTATCCTATCACCACATGGAATATACTGTTTTTAATTTAAGTTGTTAGGATTTAATGTGAGCCATTAGATCATAGTCCATGTGGTCTCTTACATTAGATTTCATTGAGTCATAACTCATGACAAGTGTAATTATATCAAAAGATGACTTAAGATTGAACGGCTAGGATGATTTTGTATGATGTGATAGAGTGATAGAGTGATTTTACATGAAACCGGATGTATACCCCCATGCATCTGTATCGTCACGAGAGGACGGAGATAGATAGATGAGGATATATTTCGTGTCTCTCCCGCACGACTCTGCTACACACTCAAGAAGCACCACGGTGTCATGTTTTCGATCCTGCTGAAGACCGCACGGGTTAGGCGAACATGATCCCCGAGGCATAACCACAGAATAAACATCAAAACAATGGCCTGAGCATGCTACTACTTGTATGCCCTTGTCCAAACGGGTACACAATATATCAGGATTCCCAAACCAAACGAGCTGCATATCGTAGCCATGGCATATGCGTATGCTCTCCAAGGGTATTTGCTTTCTCTCATCGCATTGAACTCAGCAATGAAGGTAGAAACAGTACTCAGGCAACCCAGAAATCCAAATTGTATGCCTGTTACAACAATGTCGCAAGTCCTAGTATTCACCTGCACAAACAAATAGTTCTGCGCGTCAGATTTtctattaaaaaggaaaaaaccgtGGGCATGGATCAAGACAATGTATGAAAAAGGTAATGCAGTTGGAAAAACattgcaaaagaaaatagtaCAGTTCAAGAATTCCCCAAGAAGCATTAAAAACCTcgacgagaaaaaaaaaacccaaaataacaAATTTAGCCGTTTTTAATATGACAATTATATGTGAACTGTACGCTTGCTGGACACGAGACAATAACACACGAAAGGTAATGGTGAGGATGAAGTCATGGAGTGGATGTGGACAGAGATCATAAGAGCTTACTGCTTTCTTCACAGTAGACAGGGCTGCCATTACACAAGCTGCAGAAACATTGGCAATTAAAGTACCAAATGGAACCCATTTCAACAAACCCGTCTTTCCTAATCCACGTCCATTAAGCCGGGCTAAGAACCACCGGATCCACACACCAAAAGGTCCAACTATGCAACCCAACCATAGTTGCGCCTCGCTGCTGCTACTGTTAAATTCCTCTCTGAACTGTATTCCACCTATACTCCACAGAGAACTTAGCATCAGCAACAACACTGCTAAAGCTACCAAGTGACGCTTGTAGCTGTCAACCCTCCACCTCCTTCTAGAGCTGGTAATACCACAGACTGAGTTCCTCTCAAGAATCTGCCTAAAACCCTTTGCTGTCTCTACCCCAAAAATGATGGAGTAGGCCACAAGAAACAAACCTGACATCCGTCACATAAAAGAGGATCTCATATTAGTCCAGTGATTTGAGCTACATTGGGTTTGTGATTTACCCATGGATAAGTTTCGAATAGGCTCAAAGAAAGAAACCAGCTAGattgaaatgaaatttaaatatcCTGCTTGCCAAAGCGATCTACATGTCTACTGCAGCAATTCTTTAGAATATGACATCTTACCTATCAAAAAGCCGAGCACAGCAAAAACCCAATGTCCTTCAACACTGAGTTCAACCATTTTCTGGTTCCAACCACTGAAAGTTGTAAGGCTTCCCAAGTAACCAGTTGATAATCCGATGACCAAATAATCTGACACATAGGATATATCTCCTTTGAAAACAACACCAAACCACCCCATCAAGAAAGAGCCAACCTACAAAAATGCattagaaacaaaaatttgagTTGCAACATCATCCAGCATTTTTGGCATCACAACCCTTAAGAAAT of the Pyrus communis chromosome 1, drPyrComm1.1, whole genome shotgun sequence genome contains:
- the LOC137748255 gene encoding uncharacterized protein, with amino-acid sequence MSLQEKSSAVVMEEGYSGTNDTKLRRSVSNDRTSRATSSLRRRSLSLSPVQPSQIDDDNESECVSEAGDIGDRALHSNRHSESGSVCLFPSEDVQLQSYGFWGRDPVASKGISPVTPLPEEIISPLSTDAIISEDPTPENTIRLPKFFEYGSCMTHLAVFGILGVLTRYLLQKLFGPGVVGVTGDETILYLDLPSNMVGSFLMGWFGVVFKGDISYVSDYLVIGLSTGYLGSLTTFSGWNQKMVELSVEGHWVFAVLGFLIGLFLVAYSIIFGVETAKGFRQILERNSVCGITSSRRRWRVDSYKRHLVALAVLLLMLSSLWSIGGIQFREEFNSSSSEAQLWLGCIVGPFGVWIRWFLARLNGRGLGKTGLLKWVPFGTLIANVSAACVMAALSTVKKAVNTRTCDIVVTGIQFGFLGCLSTVSTFIAEFNAMRESKYPWRAYAYAMATICSSFGLGILIYCVPVWTRAYK